The proteins below are encoded in one region of Ferrimicrobium sp.:
- a CDS encoding glutaredoxin domain-containing protein, whose translation MTDSKAKEITLYWRPGCPFCVQLRRDLRRAGILAHEVNIWEDREGREAVRSATNGYETVPTVVVADKTFVNPAAGEIVDFVRTQAPQLLSCHGLNMKKAKRDQVLAAFQWMVVALLVVASFAAEGVGHVGASWALDGVNLVIFWFIRGVRHRLS comes from the coding sequence ATGACTGATTCGAAGGCTAAGGAAATAACGTTGTACTGGCGGCCTGGGTGCCCATTTTGCGTTCAATTGCGCCGGGATCTTCGCCGAGCGGGAATACTGGCGCATGAAGTAAATATCTGGGAGGATCGTGAAGGACGCGAGGCAGTGCGGTCGGCCACAAATGGATACGAGACGGTTCCAACCGTGGTGGTTGCCGATAAGACGTTCGTCAATCCGGCAGCGGGAGAGATTGTTGATTTTGTCAGGACCCAAGCGCCACAGCTTCTGTCATGCCACGGGTTGAATATGAAAAAGGCTAAGAGAGACCAGGTGCTTGCTGCGTTCCAATGGATGGTCGTCGCTTTGCTGGTCGTCGCTAGCTTCGCAGCGGAGGGGGTGGGCCATGTTGGGGCAAGCTGGGCCTTGGATGGAGTCAACCTTGTAATTTTCTGGTTCATTCGTGGGGTGCGTCACCGACTGTCGTGA